The Corynebacterium pseudopelargi genome contains a region encoding:
- a CDS encoding oxidoreductase: MNTPTVAQRLADQREALRSAAFGHHRFGEQLTDATIAASERDLSQQVRKHAPAIAACGIDYVDAARISQAIRDLCPDLPFSDVLEAERHIQATAKALEGAVPEPLIRARVLHTEKRARRITVVRLAAESSLQYQPGQYVPVTDIFGNRRYLFPAIPANDAGQVEFHVFGECNARLGDQWLIGQGRGGFSYDPALDNLLIAHSTGLAALRPIILALFSQPDPPRTQVAFAADYPGELYELAGLWQIASAAPWLMVMPIVRNEEDDWWVRPTSHSQPPRGLHLPQVGQAGEVLAGYGSWGDRNILIAGPESEVLQSQEALIQAGAPPEQVATQHFTFTPFWRS; the protein is encoded by the coding sequence GTGAATACACCAACCGTTGCGCAGCGCCTCGCAGATCAACGCGAGGCGCTGCGCTCGGCTGCGTTTGGCCACCACCGCTTTGGCGAGCAACTCACAGACGCCACCATCGCCGCCAGTGAACGAGACCTAAGCCAGCAGGTGCGAAAGCACGCCCCGGCCATCGCTGCCTGCGGCATTGACTACGTCGACGCCGCCCGCATTAGCCAAGCCATCCGCGATCTCTGCCCCGATCTTCCCTTTAGCGATGTGCTTGAGGCAGAACGCCATATCCAAGCCACAGCGAAGGCCCTTGAGGGCGCTGTCCCAGAACCACTCATCCGCGCTAGGGTGCTGCACACGGAAAAACGCGCCCGCCGGATCACCGTGGTTCGCTTGGCAGCCGAATCCTCGCTGCAGTACCAACCGGGTCAATACGTGCCGGTTACCGATATCTTTGGCAATCGCCGCTACCTCTTTCCAGCCATTCCGGCCAACGATGCCGGGCAGGTGGAATTCCATGTCTTTGGTGAATGCAATGCGCGCCTAGGAGATCAATGGCTGATCGGCCAAGGCCGAGGTGGTTTTTCCTATGATCCAGCCCTAGATAATCTGCTCATCGCACATAGCACCGGGCTTGCTGCATTGCGCCCAATTATTTTGGCGCTGTTTTCCCAACCCGATCCCCCGCGCACACAGGTCGCCTTCGCAGCGGACTACCCCGGCGAGCTCTATGAGCTTGCAGGCCTGTGGCAAATAGCCAGCGCCGCCCCCTGGCTTATGGTGATGCCCATTGTGCGCAATGAGGAAGATGATTGGTGGGTTCGCCCCACCTCCCATTCCCAACCACCGCGCGGCCTACACTTACCGCAGGTAGGCCAGGCTGGCGAGGTGCTCGCAGGCTATGGCAGTTGGGGGGATCGCAATATCCTCATCGCCGGCCCCGAATCCGAGGTGCTGCAAAGCCAAGAGGCCTTAATCCAAGCAGGTGCCCCACCGGAACAGGTCGCTACTCAGCATTTCACCTTCACGCCATTTTGGCGCAGCTAA
- a CDS encoding Dyp-type peroxidase, whose amino-acid sequence MFHQSGILGIGTTDHSFIEFDLKEPSSAALKAIAEAINVPTTAGANVVLGIRPSVWATLAPAEDVPENVHDFSEPIEGPDGFSMPATQHDGWLWVHASSRSQTFDVVKHLLKTLKDVLVLKTETTGWVYESNRDLTGFEDGTENPGSLEAPSVIAVPDGQPGAGSAVLLFQLWRHKSQEWEALPVPDQELAMGRTKAESIELDDEEKPDSSHVARTVVEVDGEELDIYRRNVAYGDHRDHGTVFVGFSFDQWRMEEMLRRMAGADNGPRDQITRFTEAISGAWYVCPSISALAKFLD is encoded by the coding sequence GTGTTTCATCAAAGCGGAATTTTAGGAATCGGCACCACCGACCACTCGTTTATCGAGTTCGATCTCAAGGAGCCAAGCTCGGCAGCGCTCAAAGCCATCGCCGAGGCCATCAACGTCCCCACCACCGCCGGCGCCAACGTGGTGCTGGGTATTCGTCCGAGCGTGTGGGCAACGCTTGCCCCCGCAGAAGACGTGCCAGAAAATGTGCACGACTTTTCTGAACCCATCGAAGGCCCCGATGGTTTTAGCATGCCGGCTACCCAACACGATGGTTGGCTCTGGGTGCATGCATCTTCGCGTTCCCAAACCTTTGACGTGGTCAAGCACCTGCTCAAAACCTTAAAAGATGTGCTGGTGTTAAAAACAGAGACCACCGGCTGGGTCTATGAATCCAATCGCGATCTCACCGGCTTTGAAGATGGCACCGAAAACCCAGGTTCGCTTGAAGCCCCCAGCGTGATCGCCGTACCCGATGGACAACCGGGTGCCGGTTCGGCGGTGCTGCTGTTCCAGTTGTGGCGCCATAAGTCGCAGGAGTGGGAAGCACTACCGGTGCCTGATCAGGAATTGGCCATGGGGCGCACCAAAGCCGAGAGCATCGAACTCGACGATGAAGAAAAGCCCGACTCCTCCCACGTGGCCCGCACCGTGGTGGAAGTTGATGGCGAAGAACTCGATATCTACCGCCGCAATGTCGCCTATGGTGATCACCGTGACCACGGCACCGTCTTCGTTGGCTTTAGCTTTGATCAGTGGCGCATGGAAGAAATGCTGCGCCGCATGGCCGGTGCCGATAACGGCCCGCGCGATCAAATCACCCGATTTACCGAGGCCATCTCCGGTGCTTGGTATGTGTGCCCCTCTATTTCTGCGCTGGCGAAATTCCTCGACTAA
- a CDS encoding glycosyltransferase 87 family protein, which yields MKKSTWAFAAIIAFFATWFVQYRWQVDDFASLWLAGKMVAEGIDPIHIYDYDPQDFSSLGAGPWTDLAPSIADIAPHPHPYVHIPAVAWFFSLLASIGISAQAAALGLTYLSCLGCAVIAASAYYLWRGHTAPIQAVLPGMVLLLISFPLQFSLWIGQTTPLIVAAVAYALAMAQHQPIRAGLSLGIVAAIKLTPLVLIVLLLFFPSRRRAAFVAGSAASAVVILSFIAFGPEVFSAWIQRISTIGDQVQVGGANLSLYSQHLGEKVDDSLVVSSLDGSEVPTGLKVLNYGLAFGAAALAGIAALLNERRRFAVLAAVGYVCTVSFSSIVWAHYFCVAALLIAGAFAIKGPLRELAWALGAVAVAMYLPPLAGTLGTEGPTFGGENTMYITTIALLFVVPLLVIGEAFVQAPGKHRRA from the coding sequence ATGAAGAAATCGACCTGGGCTTTCGCAGCGATTATTGCATTTTTCGCCACCTGGTTTGTGCAGTACCGATGGCAGGTAGATGACTTCGCCTCCCTCTGGCTAGCCGGCAAAATGGTGGCCGAAGGCATCGACCCCATTCACATCTACGACTACGACCCCCAGGATTTCAGCAGCCTGGGCGCAGGCCCTTGGACGGATCTCGCACCAAGCATCGCCGATATCGCACCCCATCCCCACCCCTATGTGCATATCCCAGCCGTTGCGTGGTTTTTTAGCCTGCTTGCCAGCATCGGCATCAGCGCACAAGCCGCCGCACTTGGGCTGACCTACCTCTCCTGTCTTGGCTGCGCCGTGATCGCCGCAAGTGCCTACTACCTCTGGCGCGGACACACCGCACCCATCCAGGCAGTACTGCCAGGCATGGTGCTGCTACTGATTTCTTTCCCCCTGCAATTTTCGCTCTGGATTGGGCAGACCACGCCATTAATCGTGGCGGCTGTGGCCTATGCCCTGGCGATGGCGCAGCATCAACCAATCCGCGCGGGGCTAAGCCTTGGCATCGTGGCCGCCATTAAGCTCACCCCGCTGGTGCTGATTGTGCTGCTGCTGTTCTTCCCGAGCCGTAGAAGAGCCGCGTTTGTAGCCGGAAGTGCCGCATCGGCGGTGGTGATCCTATCCTTTATTGCCTTTGGGCCGGAGGTCTTTAGCGCCTGGATTCAACGCATCAGCACCATCGGCGATCAAGTCCAAGTCGGTGGCGCGAACCTTTCGCTCTACTCCCAACACTTAGGCGAAAAGGTAGACGACTCCCTAGTGGTGAGCAGCCTCGATGGTTCAGAAGTTCCCACCGGGCTCAAGGTGCTTAACTATGGCCTAGCCTTCGGTGCTGCAGCGCTCGCCGGCATTGCTGCGCTACTCAACGAGCGCCGCCGCTTCGCAGTGCTCGCCGCCGTGGGATATGTATGCACCGTGAGCTTTAGCTCAATTGTGTGGGCTCACTATTTTTGCGTGGCTGCCCTGCTTATCGCCGGCGCCTTCGCCATCAAAGGCCCCTTACGCGAACTTGCCTGGGCACTCGGCGCCGTCGCAGTGGCAATGTATCTGCCACCCCTGGCAGGCACCTTAGGCACCGAAGGCCCCACCTTCGGCGGAGAAAACACCATGTACATCACCACCATCGCACTGCTATTTGTGGTGCCGCTGCTGGTGATTGGCGAGGCATTCGTGCAAGCCCCCGGCAAACACCGAAGGGCCTAA
- a CDS encoding LLM class flavin-dependent oxidoreductase, which translates to MKAFGFLSFGHYNLNGHPNGKETLKQAIELSQAADEIGVNGAYFRVHHFAPQNASPMPLLGAIAATTKHIEVGTGVIDMRYENPLYLAEEAAALDQIADGRVALGVSRGSPEPAERGWEAFGYAGSTDPRGADIAREHYEKFLKAVRGEAMAKAAGAGAQYPQLYRPGAELPVLPHSPGLDRRIWWGAATHASAEQAAREGVNLMSSTLVLEATGQSLSELQAEQIERYRAAWKEAGHDWAPRVSVSRSVFPVLNDRDRQLFGFGGTKDSIGMIDGTTGTFGRTYVDEPDKLIEQLLDDEAVQAADTLMLTIPNQAGVEINQSILANFAEHVAPALGWKPNQAGPVEGYSVQ; encoded by the coding sequence ATGAAAGCATTCGGATTCCTCAGTTTCGGCCACTACAACCTCAACGGACACCCCAACGGCAAAGAGACGCTCAAACAAGCAATCGAGCTCTCCCAAGCCGCCGATGAGATCGGCGTGAACGGCGCCTACTTCCGCGTCCACCACTTCGCACCCCAAAACGCCTCCCCCATGCCACTGCTCGGCGCCATCGCCGCTACCACCAAGCACATCGAGGTAGGCACCGGCGTGATCGATATGCGCTACGAAAACCCGCTTTACCTCGCAGAAGAAGCAGCGGCACTCGATCAGATCGCCGATGGGCGCGTAGCCCTAGGCGTATCGCGTGGATCGCCCGAACCCGCAGAACGCGGCTGGGAAGCCTTCGGCTACGCAGGTTCCACCGACCCCCGCGGCGCAGATATTGCCCGTGAGCACTACGAGAAGTTCCTCAAGGCAGTGCGCGGCGAAGCCATGGCCAAGGCAGCGGGCGCAGGCGCACAATACCCGCAGCTCTACCGACCCGGCGCCGAGCTGCCCGTATTACCGCACTCCCCTGGTTTGGATCGGAGGATCTGGTGGGGTGCAGCAACCCACGCCAGTGCCGAGCAGGCAGCGCGCGAAGGCGTGAATCTGATGAGCTCCACCCTGGTGCTCGAAGCCACCGGCCAAAGCCTCTCCGAACTCCAGGCCGAGCAAATCGAGCGTTATCGCGCAGCGTGGAAGGAAGCAGGCCACGATTGGGCTCCTCGCGTATCGGTGTCTCGCTCCGTATTCCCCGTGCTCAATGATCGCGACCGTCAGCTCTTCGGCTTCGGCGGGACGAAGGATTCCATCGGCATGATCGACGGCACCACCGGCACCTTCGGGCGTACCTACGTTGATGAGCCCGATAAGCTCATCGAGCAGTTGTTAGATGATGAAGCCGTGCAGGCAGCAGACACGCTCATGCTCACCATCCCCAACCAGGCCGGTGTGGAGATCAACCAATCCATCCTTGCCAACTTTGCCGAACATGTGGCTCCCGCACTTGGGTGGAAGCCCAATCAAGCAGGACCAGTTGAAGGCTATAGCGTGCAGTAA
- a CDS encoding carbon-nitrogen hydrolase family protein translates to MRIAVAQITSGADKAENLQLVADYARRAAEQNAQVVVFPEATMQGFGTGRLDTQAESPQGPFASEVETLAQDLGITIVLGMFSPADQVERDNKTINRIDNLAIVRGQATAEYRKIHTYDAFGYRESDTVRPGEQLCTFELFDVTFGIATCFDIRFPEQFRQLARDGAEVILVPASWNDGEDKLRQWRLLSSARALDSTAFVVACGQAKPQDDRPKEAPTGIGYSRVLDPTGVVLAEAGADPELLVVDIDPEQVAKVRKTLPVL, encoded by the coding sequence ATGCGTATCGCTGTGGCACAAATTACTTCCGGCGCCGATAAGGCGGAAAACCTTCAGCTCGTTGCCGACTATGCCCGCCGAGCTGCGGAGCAAAACGCGCAGGTGGTGGTGTTCCCCGAGGCCACCATGCAAGGCTTTGGCACCGGCAGATTAGACACCCAGGCCGAATCCCCCCAGGGGCCTTTTGCAAGCGAGGTTGAGACGCTGGCTCAAGACCTTGGCATCACCATCGTTCTAGGCATGTTTAGCCCCGCTGATCAGGTAGAACGCGATAATAAGACCATTAACCGCATTGACAATCTTGCCATTGTGCGCGGTCAGGCCACGGCCGAGTACCGCAAAATCCATACCTATGATGCCTTTGGCTATCGCGAATCCGATACGGTGCGCCCAGGCGAGCAGCTTTGCACCTTTGAGCTTTTCGACGTCACCTTCGGCATCGCCACCTGCTTCGATATCCGCTTCCCGGAGCAGTTCCGCCAGCTCGCACGAGACGGCGCGGAAGTGATCTTGGTGCCCGCCTCCTGGAATGATGGCGAAGATAAGTTGCGTCAGTGGCGCCTGCTCAGCAGCGCCCGCGCCTTAGATAGCACCGCTTTTGTGGTTGCCTGTGGCCAAGCAAAACCTCAAGATGATCGCCCCAAAGAGGCCCCGACGGGCATTGGCTATTCGCGTGTGCTGGATCCAACTGGCGTGGTACTGGCAGAAGCCGGTGCTGATCCGGAATTGCTTGTAGTAGACATTGATCCTGAGCAGGTAGCCAAGGTGCGCAAGACCCTACCGGTGCTTTAG
- the clpB gene encoding ATP-dependent chaperone ClpB → MNAFNPTTKTQEALQQALQQASAKGNPDIRPEHLLSAILSQEDGIAIPVLRATGVDPQTVLEEARALVDKLPSAEGANMANPNFNRDALNALNAAQELAGELGDEYVSTEVLLAGIARGKSEAAELLTKRGATYDVIKGVFPSVRGNKKVTNEDPEGQFQALEKYSTDLTARAREGKIDPVIGRDAEIRRVVQVLSRRTKNNPVLIGEPGVGKTAIVEGLARRIVAGDVPESLKGKTLISLDLGSMVAGAKYRGEFEERLKAVLDEIKSAEGEIITFIDELHTIVGAGATGDSAMDAGNMIKPLLARGELRLVGATTLDEYRKYIEKDAALERRFQQVFVGEPSVEDAVGILRGLKERYEVHHGVRIQDSALVAAATLSDRYITSRFLPDKAIDLVDEAASRLRMEIDSSPQEIDELERIVRRLEIEEMALAKETDAASKERLEKLRQELADERETLGELKARWNNEKGAVNKVREAKEELERLRQESEIAERDGDYGRVAELRYGRIPELEKEVEEAEADTVDTTMISEEVTPDTIAEVVSAWTGIPAGKMLQGETQKLLNMELELGARVVGQHEAVQAVSDAVRRARAGVADPNRPTGSFLFLGPTGVGKTELAKALAEFMFDDERAMVRIDMSEFGEKHAVARLVGAPPGYVGYDQGGQLTEAVRRRPYTVVLFDEVEKAHPDVFDILLQVLDEGRLTDGQGRTVDFRNTVLILTSNLGAGGTREQMMDAVKHAFKPEFVNRLDDVVIFDPLSEDQLTSIVDIQLRQLAQRLEGRRLILDVSDAAKLWLAERGYDPAYGARPLRRLIQQAIGDQLAKRLLAGEVRDGDTVHVDVADGGEHLDVEAR, encoded by the coding sequence ATGAACGCATTTAATCCAACTACAAAAACACAGGAAGCCCTGCAGCAAGCGCTGCAGCAGGCTTCGGCAAAGGGCAACCCCGATATACGCCCGGAGCATTTACTTTCGGCTATTTTGAGCCAAGAAGATGGCATTGCCATCCCGGTGCTGCGCGCTACCGGTGTAGACCCTCAGACGGTGCTCGAAGAGGCACGCGCGCTGGTGGATAAACTCCCCAGCGCCGAGGGAGCCAATATGGCCAACCCGAACTTTAACCGGGATGCCTTGAACGCACTCAATGCTGCACAGGAGTTAGCAGGAGAGCTTGGCGACGAATACGTATCCACCGAAGTGCTGCTCGCAGGCATTGCCCGCGGCAAATCGGAGGCAGCCGAGCTATTGACCAAGCGTGGGGCTACCTACGACGTGATCAAGGGTGTCTTCCCTTCGGTTCGCGGCAATAAGAAGGTCACGAACGAGGACCCCGAAGGCCAATTCCAGGCATTAGAGAAGTACTCCACCGACCTCACTGCTCGCGCACGCGAGGGCAAGATTGACCCGGTGATCGGCCGCGATGCTGAGATTCGTCGCGTGGTGCAGGTGCTTTCGCGCCGTACCAAGAACAACCCGGTGCTCATCGGCGAGCCCGGCGTTGGTAAAACGGCTATCGTCGAAGGGCTTGCTCGCCGCATCGTTGCAGGTGATGTGCCTGAAAGCTTGAAGGGCAAGACCTTAATTAGCTTGGATCTTGGCTCGATGGTTGCCGGTGCGAAGTACCGTGGCGAATTCGAGGAGCGCCTCAAGGCTGTCTTAGACGAGATCAAGAGCGCCGAAGGTGAGATCATTACCTTCATTGACGAGCTGCACACCATCGTTGGTGCCGGTGCCACCGGCGATTCTGCGATGGATGCCGGCAATATGATTAAGCCTTTGCTGGCTCGCGGTGAGCTGCGCCTGGTGGGTGCCACCACGCTGGATGAGTACCGCAAGTACATCGAAAAAGATGCCGCGCTGGAGCGTCGTTTCCAGCAGGTCTTTGTTGGTGAGCCTTCGGTAGAAGATGCCGTTGGTATCTTGCGTGGCCTCAAGGAGCGCTACGAGGTGCACCACGGTGTGCGCATCCAAGACTCCGCACTGGTGGCAGCCGCAACGCTTTCGGATCGCTACATCACCTCCCGCTTCCTGCCGGATAAGGCCATTGACTTGGTGGATGAGGCAGCATCGCGCCTGCGCATGGAGATCGACTCCTCCCCGCAGGAGATCGACGAGCTTGAGCGCATCGTGCGCCGCCTCGAAATCGAGGAGATGGCGTTGGCCAAGGAAACCGATGCCGCTTCCAAGGAACGTTTAGAAAAGCTGCGCCAAGAGCTTGCCGACGAACGCGAAACCCTCGGCGAACTCAAAGCACGCTGGAATAACGAAAAGGGTGCCGTAAATAAGGTGCGCGAGGCCAAAGAGGAACTGGAGCGGCTGCGCCAGGAATCTGAGATTGCCGAGCGCGATGGTGATTATGGCCGAGTAGCTGAGCTGCGCTACGGACGCATCCCGGAGCTGGAAAAAGAGGTGGAAGAAGCCGAGGCCGATACCGTGGATACCACGATGATCTCGGAGGAAGTCACCCCGGATACCATCGCCGAGGTTGTGTCTGCGTGGACGGGTATTCCTGCCGGCAAGATGCTGCAGGGCGAAACCCAGAAGCTGCTCAATATGGAGCTGGAATTGGGTGCCCGAGTGGTAGGCCAGCACGAGGCTGTGCAGGCAGTATCCGATGCTGTGCGCCGTGCTCGCGCCGGTGTTGCCGACCCGAATCGCCCCACCGGTTCCTTCCTCTTCCTTGGACCTACAGGTGTGGGTAAGACGGAGCTTGCCAAGGCGTTGGCGGAGTTCATGTTCGATGATGAACGCGCCATGGTCCGCATCGATATGTCGGAGTTCGGCGAGAAGCACGCCGTGGCTCGCCTCGTTGGTGCCCCTCCCGGGTACGTCGGCTATGACCAAGGTGGCCAGCTCACCGAGGCAGTGCGACGCCGTCCCTACACCGTCGTGCTGTTCGACGAGGTAGAAAAGGCTCACCCGGACGTCTTCGATATCCTCTTGCAGGTGCTCGACGAGGGCAGGCTTACCGACGGCCAAGGCCGCACCGTGGACTTCCGCAACACCGTGCTGATCTTGACCTCCAACCTCGGCGCCGGTGGTACGCGTGAGCAGATGATGGATGCCGTCAAGCACGCCTTCAAGCCGGAGTTTGTTAACCGCCTTGATGATGTAGTGATTTTCGATCCGCTGAGCGAAGATCAACTCACCAGCATCGTGGATATTCAGCTTCGCCAGCTTGCACAGCGCCTCGAAGGCCGCCGCTTGATCCTGGACGTCTCCGATGCCGCCAAGCTGTGGCTTGCCGAGCGTGGCTACGATCCTGCCTACGGCGCACGTCCTTTGCGTCGCCTGATCCAGCAGGCCATTGGCGATCAACTGGCCAAGAGGCTGCTAGCCGGCGAGGTCCGCGACGGCGATACCGTGCATGTGGATGTTGCCGACGGTGGCGAGCACTTGGATGTAGAGGCTCGCTAA
- a CDS encoding sodium/glutamate symporter → MVVGTFMRRHFAWFRKLLIPASITAGLLGLLLGPEVLGIIPFSDNLGAYSTLLIAVVFASMPYTMNFNAGEAAKARNMWAFSTSMFLGQWGIFILVGVLFVAPIWGTEDWFGMMLPVGFVGGFGTAAAVGSALDDSGVAASLGFTSATVGTLAAIVGGIIMANWAIRTGRTNTLPKELPWELRSGHYEDRENRPSIGSATTNPSSIEPLALHFGFIVVTVLFAYLAQQGISALFPSVSIPLFALSFVAGICGVIFLKVIRRPHYLDPQTVKSIFGGSTDFLIAFGIASIVPAAVASYLVPLLLLFVLGVIYCLVFTLVIAPKFFGEQWFERGLFGWGWATAAVATGIALLKIVDPDLRSGALSEYGVAYVGFAPFEIGMTILAPLAVIGGFVLGLGIAGTAAALVIVALPFLLGWTRQKS, encoded by the coding sequence ATGGTGGTCGGCACATTCATGCGCAGGCACTTCGCCTGGTTCCGCAAATTGCTCATCCCCGCATCCATCACCGCCGGGCTCCTCGGCCTCCTCCTTGGCCCAGAAGTGCTCGGCATCATCCCCTTCTCCGATAACCTCGGCGCATACTCCACGCTGCTGATCGCCGTGGTCTTTGCCTCCATGCCATACACCATGAACTTCAATGCAGGTGAAGCTGCAAAGGCTCGCAATATGTGGGCGTTTTCCACCAGCATGTTCCTAGGGCAGTGGGGCATTTTCATCCTCGTCGGCGTGCTCTTCGTCGCGCCCATCTGGGGCACAGAAGACTGGTTTGGCATGATGCTGCCCGTGGGCTTTGTGGGCGGATTCGGCACCGCAGCAGCAGTGGGAAGCGCGCTCGACGATTCCGGCGTTGCCGCCTCGCTCGGCTTTACCTCTGCCACCGTGGGTACGCTTGCCGCCATCGTCGGCGGCATCATCATGGCCAACTGGGCCATCCGTACCGGGCGCACCAATACCTTGCCCAAGGAACTTCCCTGGGAGCTTCGCAGTGGTCACTACGAAGACCGCGAAAATCGCCCCTCCATCGGCAGTGCAACCACGAACCCCTCCAGCATTGAGCCCCTGGCCTTGCACTTCGGCTTTATCGTGGTCACGGTCCTATTTGCCTACCTTGCCCAGCAGGGCATTAGCGCGCTTTTCCCAAGCGTGTCCATCCCGCTGTTTGCCCTGTCCTTTGTGGCCGGTATCTGTGGCGTGATCTTTCTTAAGGTCATCCGCCGCCCGCACTATCTTGACCCCCAAACGGTCAAGTCCATCTTCGGCGGATCCACCGATTTCCTCATCGCCTTCGGCATCGCCTCCATCGTGCCCGCGGCCGTTGCCAGCTACCTGGTGCCACTGCTGCTGCTCTTTGTCCTCGGCGTGATCTACTGCCTGGTGTTCACGTTGGTAATCGCCCCGAAGTTCTTTGGCGAGCAGTGGTTCGAGCGAGGCCTCTTCGGCTGGGGCTGGGCTACTGCCGCGGTGGCAACTGGCATTGCGCTGCTCAAGATCGTAGACCCAGATCTCAGGTCCGGCGCTTTGAGTGAGTATGGCGTGGCCTATGTCGGATTTGCCCCCTTTGAAATTGGCATGACGATCCTTGCTCCGCTGGCCGTGATTGGTGGCTTTGTGCTGGGCTTAGGCATAGCTGGCACGGCGGCTGCGTTGGTGATTGTGGCGCTTCCCTTCCTTTTAGGGTGGACGCGGCAAAAATCTTGA
- a CDS encoding alpha/beta hydrolase, giving the protein MSTPLQASELAAAAATHHHNRASMLEVAQAHTQQWKQGFQFSSGEAFEAGQRMLLGQLAQWQHTGGIYEDIAQILQLTSTAQRELEQILNTITGLPQQVFNAIPGVATLYLGLHFMGQELDRACATQLNALCAQPAADVELPEDPEATILQIGHGTAVVAYGDLEHASSIVTLVPGVGSSDPEHWPAKLEEAKTVAASTGGAAIAWMGYIAPPHVLGGIATEPAVVGAEDLQRFQASLREQNPHAKLVVMGHSYGSVLTGHAARKGLDADTIIYAGSPGVPGYPHHRHTKVIAVMNHGDPIGLSGTNQGAIHGMDPAALSYRSEKWNLPRLGHSYAAHPEFLEKLNEEVASARPQAPD; this is encoded by the coding sequence ATGAGCACGCCACTTCAAGCCTCCGAGTTAGCCGCAGCCGCCGCCACGCATCACCACAACCGCGCCAGCATGCTCGAGGTGGCCCAAGCCCATACCCAGCAGTGGAAGCAGGGCTTTCAATTCAGCAGCGGCGAGGCGTTCGAGGCCGGGCAGCGCATGCTCCTAGGCCAATTGGCGCAGTGGCAACACACCGGCGGGATCTATGAAGACATTGCCCAAATCCTGCAGCTCACCAGCACCGCCCAGCGGGAATTAGAGCAGATTCTCAACACCATCACAGGCCTGCCCCAACAGGTGTTTAATGCCATCCCAGGGGTGGCCACGCTCTATCTGGGGCTGCACTTCATGGGCCAAGAACTCGATCGTGCCTGCGCCACACAGCTCAATGCCTTATGCGCCCAGCCGGCAGCAGATGTGGAACTGCCCGAAGATCCAGAAGCAACAATTTTGCAGATCGGTCATGGCACCGCCGTGGTGGCCTATGGCGATCTTGAGCACGCCTCATCCATTGTGACCTTGGTGCCTGGGGTGGGATCCTCCGATCCAGAGCACTGGCCGGCAAAGCTAGAAGAGGCCAAAACCGTTGCCGCCTCAACCGGTGGCGCTGCCATTGCGTGGATGGGCTATATTGCTCCACCGCATGTGCTTGGCGGCATCGCCACCGAGCCCGCGGTGGTAGGTGCCGAGGATTTGCAGCGTTTTCAAGCATCGCTGCGCGAGCAAAATCCCCACGCCAAGCTCGTGGTGATGGGCCATTCTTATGGTTCAGTGCTCACCGGCCATGCGGCCAGGAAAGGCCTGGATGCCGACACCATCATTTATGCCGGCAGCCCCGGTGTGCCCGGCTATCCGCACCACCGGCACACCAAGGTCATTGCCGTGATGAACCACGGTGATCCAATCGGGCTCAGCGGCACCAACCAAGGCGCCATCCATGGCATGGATCCTGCTGCGCTGAGCTATCGCAGCGAAAAATGGAATCTTCCGCGCCTAGGGCACAGCTATGCGGCGCACCCTGAATTCCTTGAAAAACTCAACGAGGAAGTAGCCAGCGCGCGCCCACAAGCACCGGATTAG
- a CDS encoding sulfurtransferase: MSITISAEELAQRIHSGSNNILLASLWSANEGGGFAQFNSEHIPTAKFCDPAAALAGIPGSSSGRNPLPSTDILDRWFNRWGLRDDRQVVVYDNFRGLYAARAWWVLKWAGVQDVVVLDGGQARWEATGHQLIGGPGNPRGFSNITSNPGQLPTATIEDVKAHDGILLDARERNRFAGRKEFLDLKAGHIPGAINIPTREVLNEDLTFKSPEQLRKIFHEAGIESAEDVIIYSGSGNHSAQVIMAMEMAGIGIPRHYIGGWSQWCADESNPVERGD, from the coding sequence ATGAGCATCACTATCTCTGCTGAAGAACTTGCCCAACGAATTCACTCTGGCAGCAACAACATTCTGCTGGCCAGCCTGTGGTCCGCAAACGAAGGCGGCGGCTTTGCGCAGTTCAATTCCGAGCACATCCCCACCGCAAAATTCTGCGACCCAGCAGCGGCTCTGGCCGGCATTCCCGGCTCATCTTCGGGCCGTAACCCCCTGCCCAGCACCGATATTTTGGATCGTTGGTTTAATCGTTGGGGCCTTCGCGATGATCGCCAAGTGGTGGTCTACGACAATTTCCGTGGGCTCTACGCGGCGCGCGCCTGGTGGGTGCTCAAGTGGGCGGGCGTGCAAGACGTAGTGGTGCTCGACGGCGGCCAGGCCCGTTGGGAAGCCACCGGCCATCAACTCATCGGCGGCCCTGGTAATCCTCGCGGTTTTTCCAATATCACCTCCAATCCCGGCCAACTGCCCACGGCCACCATCGAGGATGTAAAAGCCCACGACGGCATTTTGCTCGATGCCCGTGAGCGCAACCGTTTCGCCGGCCGCAAAGAGTTCCTCGACCTCAAGGCAGGCCACATCCCGGGCGCGATCAACATCCCCACCCGCGAGGTGCTCAATGAGGATCTCACCTTCAAATCCCCTGAGCAATTGCGCAAGATTTTCCACGAGGCGGGAATTGAGTCGGCAGAGGATGTGATCATTTATTCGGGTTCCGGCAACCACTCTGCGCAGGTCATCATGGCTATGGAGATGGCCGGCATCGGCATTCCGCGCCACTATATCGGCGGTTGGTCGCAGTGGTGCGCCGATGAAAGCAACCCCGTGGAGCGCGGCGACTAA